One window from the genome of Amycolatopsis sp. NBC_01480 encodes:
- a CDS encoding sialidase family protein, whose amino-acid sequence MKIRRAVRALLAGLAGAAALAAVPGAVPAASADPASTVVYQAGTNGYSCFRIPAIVKANNGDLLAFAEGRKNSCADAGDIDTVVKRSKDNGKTWSAPQIVIQGFGDTKGNPTPVVLPPTADEPDGRVVLLSVMQCIAPHASCGRTPRVSISKDNGTTWAAPQVLTTQLGFTTAPGWLATGPSHASVLTRGAHKGRIVAGMSYQLSTTSPGTGSIVYSDDRGATWHRGATDASTTLNPQEISLTELPDGRIYASARNNSGTMCSTVERAYAISSDGGQTFSQKFVTEPGLAKTPDVQGSTVAMSTPDTGGQYTRLLFAGPSVCDDRHALRIRSSFDEGGSWTGDTDGFLVWSQDTAYSDLISLGTTATASTAGVLFEAGSTSPYSSIRWATFTDAQLGARPAARATA is encoded by the coding sequence GTGAAGATCAGACGTGCCGTGCGGGCGCTGCTCGCGGGCCTCGCCGGGGCCGCCGCGCTGGCCGCGGTCCCGGGTGCGGTCCCCGCCGCCTCGGCCGACCCGGCCAGCACCGTGGTGTACCAGGCGGGCACGAACGGCTACTCGTGCTTCCGCATCCCGGCGATCGTCAAGGCGAACAACGGCGATCTGCTCGCCTTCGCCGAGGGCCGCAAGAACAGCTGCGCCGACGCGGGCGACATCGACACCGTCGTGAAGCGCTCCAAGGACAACGGCAAGACCTGGTCCGCCCCGCAGATCGTCATCCAGGGCTTCGGCGACACCAAGGGAAACCCGACGCCGGTAGTCCTCCCGCCCACCGCGGACGAGCCGGACGGCCGCGTCGTGCTGCTCTCGGTGATGCAGTGCATCGCGCCGCACGCCTCGTGCGGGCGGACGCCGCGCGTCAGCATCAGCAAGGACAACGGCACCACGTGGGCCGCGCCGCAGGTGCTCACCACGCAGCTGGGCTTCACCACCGCGCCGGGCTGGCTCGCGACCGGGCCGTCGCACGCCTCGGTGCTGACCCGCGGTGCCCACAAAGGACGGATCGTCGCCGGGATGAGCTACCAGCTCAGCACCACCTCCCCGGGCACCGGCTCGATCGTCTACAGCGACGACCGGGGCGCCACCTGGCACCGCGGCGCCACCGACGCGAGCACCACGCTCAACCCGCAGGAGATCAGCCTCACCGAGCTGCCGGACGGCCGCATTTACGCGTCCGCGCGCAACAACTCGGGCACCATGTGCTCCACAGTGGAGCGTGCGTACGCGATCAGCTCGGACGGCGGGCAGACGTTCAGCCAGAAGTTCGTCACCGAGCCCGGCCTGGCCAAGACCCCGGACGTGCAGGGCTCGACCGTCGCGATGAGCACCCCCGACACCGGCGGCCAGTACACGAGGCTGCTGTTCGCGGGCCCGTCGGTCTGCGATGACCGGCACGCGCTGCGCATCCGCTCTTCGTTCGACGAGGGCGGCAGCTGGACCGGCGACACCGACGGATTCCTGGTGTGGAGCCAGGACACGGCCTACTCCGACCTCATCTCGCTCGGCACCACGGCCACCGCCAGCACCGCGGGCGTCCTGTTCGAGGCCGGCTCGACCAGCCCGTACTCCTCGATCCGCTGGGCCACCTTCACCGACGCCCAGCTCGGCGCCCGGCCTGCGGCGCGGGCTACAGCGTGA
- a CDS encoding amidohydrolase family protein, producing MSGKIDVHQHLLPPAYRRAFEERGQTPGGWPIPDWDPAAALAMMDEAGIATGVLSISAPGVHFGDDAEARELARATNDYHAELVKDRPGRFGQFAVLPLPDVEGATAEAVRALDELHADGVVVLSNAHGRYLGDPSYEPLWTELDARSAVVFVHPAEPPMPRLEGLPSPVLDFPFDTTRSALHLVANGVFDRHPRLRVILSHAGGFLPYAAHRFTFASMFNPGTTEESIFEGLRRFYFDTALSSTPTSLPSLLVFAAPGHVLYGSDFPFNPAPSRRKFDNWLDTYEDLPADGLAAVHRTSAEALFPRLAQ from the coding sequence ATGAGCGGAAAGATCGACGTCCACCAGCACCTGCTCCCGCCCGCGTACCGGCGCGCGTTCGAGGAGCGCGGACAGACCCCGGGCGGCTGGCCGATCCCGGACTGGGACCCCGCCGCCGCGCTCGCGATGATGGACGAGGCCGGGATCGCCACCGGCGTGCTGTCGATCAGCGCCCCGGGCGTCCACTTCGGCGACGACGCCGAGGCGCGCGAGCTGGCCCGGGCGACCAACGACTACCACGCCGAACTCGTCAAGGACCGGCCCGGCCGCTTCGGGCAGTTCGCCGTGCTGCCGCTGCCCGACGTCGAGGGCGCGACCGCCGAAGCGGTGCGCGCGCTGGACGAACTGCACGCGGACGGCGTCGTGGTGCTGTCCAACGCGCACGGGCGCTACCTGGGCGACCCGTCGTACGAGCCACTGTGGACAGAGCTGGACGCGCGCTCGGCGGTGGTGTTCGTGCACCCCGCGGAACCGCCGATGCCCCGGCTCGAGGGCCTGCCGAGCCCGGTGCTGGACTTCCCGTTCGACACCACGCGCAGCGCGCTGCACCTGGTGGCCAACGGCGTCTTCGACCGGCACCCGAGGCTGCGCGTGATCCTTTCGCACGCCGGTGGGTTCCTGCCCTACGCCGCGCACCGCTTCACCTTCGCGTCGATGTTCAACCCGGGCACCACCGAGGAAAGCATCTTCGAAGGCCTGCGCCGCTTCTACTTCGACACGGCCCTGTCCTCCACGCCGACGTCCCTGCCGTCGCTGCTCGTCTTCGCCGCCCCGGGCCACGTCCTGTACGGCAGCGACTTCCCCTTCAACCCCGCCCCGTCACGCCGGAAGTTCGACAACTGGCTGGACACGTACGAGGACCTGCCGGCGGACGGGCTGGCCGCCGTGCACCGCACTTCGGCGGAGGCGCTGTTCCCCCGGCTGGCCCAGTAG
- a CDS encoding MarR family winged helix-turn-helix transcriptional regulator, which translates to MKPTALSDAEADEIAQAADDLFFAMRKARSAGADQDGGLSLPQLTLLEPLAVEAELPVGRLAAAADVTIPTATRMLQQLEGAGMVTRRRHPDDERKVLVGLTADGGTRLTRLLARRRERQARAFAEFSPAERRQLVTLLGRLTGVMKEFR; encoded by the coding sequence GTGAAGCCCACCGCGCTGTCCGATGCCGAGGCGGACGAGATCGCCCAAGCCGCCGACGACCTGTTCTTCGCCATGCGCAAGGCGCGTTCGGCGGGCGCGGACCAGGACGGCGGCCTGTCGTTGCCGCAGCTCACCCTGCTGGAGCCGCTGGCGGTCGAGGCCGAGCTGCCCGTGGGCCGCCTCGCGGCCGCCGCCGACGTCACCATCCCCACCGCCACCCGCATGCTGCAACAGCTGGAGGGCGCCGGCATGGTCACCCGGCGCCGCCACCCGGACGACGAGCGGAAGGTCCTGGTCGGCCTCACCGCCGACGGCGGCACCCGGCTGACCCGGCTCCTGGCCCGGCGGCGCGAGCGCCAGGCCCGCGCGTTCGCCGAGTTCAGCCCGGCGGAGCGCCGCCAGCTGGTCACGCTGCTCGGCCGGCTGACCGGGGTGATGAAGGAATTCCGCTGA
- a CDS encoding sulfatase-like hydrolase/transferase, whose product MSPFTRFRSRPAPGPSAESPDAELPDEELPDEEPPTRTRTRRVAAVVLTVVAALLVLFSLLAPITLAALTPAAFLRLPVEALVVAALALVLPPRWRKVLAVVVGAVLGVLTVLKVIDLGFDEVLSRPFDPILDWSFVSAGLDFLAGELGGPGSIAAAAGVVLVILAVVVGTTLAVLRLTRLAAGRRTGSTRVIAVLGVAWIACAVTGVELAPGQPVASRSAANFAYADLRQVGTDLNDSQQFAAQMAADPFGATPGNQLLNGLRGKDVLLTFVESYGQFAIQGSDLAPAIDKQLDAGTATLRDAGFSARSAFLDSSTFGGGSWLAHSTVQSGTWVDNQQRYNNLLASDRLSLTRAFGRAGWKTVQDVPAHTQPWPEGKYYGFEQYYDAHGVGYQGPGFAYATMPDQYTFSALQRNELAAKDRRPVMAEIDLVSSHAPWSPRPSLVDWNKVGDGSVFDPMPAAGQAPESVWRDPNAIRAAYGAAIQYSLDTLVSYLKTYGTENTVLIFLGDHQPPVVTPPGVSHQVPITIVAKDPAVLDRISSWHWQDGLRPSPAAPVWHMDAFRDRFLTAFAK is encoded by the coding sequence GTGTCCCCCTTCACCCGTTTCCGGTCGCGCCCCGCTCCCGGGCCGTCCGCCGAGTCGCCCGACGCCGAGCTGCCTGACGAGGAGCTTCCCGACGAGGAGCCGCCCACGCGCACGCGGACCCGGCGGGTGGCAGCGGTAGTGCTGACCGTCGTGGCCGCGTTGCTGGTGCTGTTCAGCCTGCTGGCCCCGATCACCCTGGCCGCCCTGACACCCGCCGCGTTCCTGCGGCTGCCGGTGGAAGCGCTGGTGGTCGCCGCGCTCGCGCTGGTGCTGCCGCCGCGCTGGCGGAAGGTGCTGGCGGTGGTGGTCGGCGCCGTGCTGGGGGTGCTGACCGTGCTGAAGGTGATCGACCTGGGCTTCGACGAGGTGCTGAGCCGGCCGTTCGACCCGATCCTGGACTGGAGCTTCGTCAGCGCCGGCCTGGACTTCCTGGCCGGTGAGCTGGGCGGGCCGGGCTCGATCGCGGCCGCGGCGGGAGTCGTGCTGGTGATCCTCGCGGTGGTCGTGGGCACCACGCTCGCCGTGTTGCGCCTGACGCGGCTCGCGGCCGGGCGGCGCACCGGCTCCACCCGCGTGATCGCCGTGCTCGGCGTGGCCTGGATCGCCTGCGCGGTGACCGGCGTCGAGCTGGCGCCCGGGCAGCCCGTCGCTTCGCGCAGCGCCGCCAACTTCGCGTACGCCGACCTGCGGCAGGTGGGCACGGATCTGAACGACAGCCAGCAGTTCGCGGCGCAGATGGCCGCCGACCCGTTCGGCGCCACTCCGGGAAACCAGCTGCTGAACGGCCTGCGCGGCAAGGACGTGCTGCTCACCTTCGTGGAGAGCTACGGCCAGTTCGCGATCCAGGGCTCCGACCTCGCCCCGGCGATCGACAAGCAGCTGGACGCCGGCACCGCCACCCTGCGTGACGCCGGGTTCTCCGCGCGCAGCGCGTTCCTCGATTCGTCCACTTTCGGCGGTGGCAGCTGGCTCGCGCACTCCACCGTGCAGTCCGGCACCTGGGTCGACAACCAGCAGCGGTACAACAACCTCCTGGCGAGCGACCGGCTTTCGCTGACCCGCGCGTTCGGCCGGGCGGGCTGGAAGACGGTGCAGGACGTGCCCGCGCACACCCAGCCGTGGCCGGAAGGCAAGTACTACGGCTTCGAGCAGTACTACGACGCGCACGGCGTCGGCTACCAGGGCCCGGGCTTCGCCTACGCCACGATGCCCGACCAGTACACGTTTTCCGCGTTGCAGCGCAACGAGCTGGCCGCCAAGGACCGCCGTCCGGTGATGGCCGAGATCGACCTGGTGTCGAGCCACGCGCCGTGGTCGCCGCGTCCGTCCCTTGTGGACTGGAACAAGGTCGGCGACGGCTCGGTCTTCGACCCGATGCCCGCCGCGGGACAGGCCCCGGAATCGGTCTGGCGCGACCCGAACGCCATTCGCGCGGCGTACGGCGCGGCGATCCAGTATTCGCTCGACACCCTGGTCTCGTACCTGAAGACCTACGGCACGGAGAACACCGTGCTGATCTTCCTCGGTGACCACCAGCCCCCGGTGGTCACGCCGCCGGGCGTCTCGCACCAGGTGCCGATCACCATCGTGGCGAAGGACCCGGCCGTGCTGGACCGCATCAGCTCCTGGCACTGGCAGGACGGCCTCCGCCCGAGCCCGGCCGCGCCGGTCTGGCACATGGACGCCTTCCGGGACCGGTTCCTGACGGCGTTCGCGAAGTAG
- a CDS encoding TetR/AcrR family transcriptional regulator produces the protein MSSETPERQESPAAGYRRSAGSARGEARRRELLERVTDDLAVNGLVDFSLRRAARAAGATHKVLLYHFDSAEDLLGRAVFTLRERRIGNAMAAMAEGAERRTLAERVRVAWHTLRDEEPGLRRVLDQAIGLAMYDPARYGDLGHGASGQYLPLLVSYCPEQWTESRKLEVAQMVLATLRGFIVHRAIGGDPEGAAAGFAALVRALDHEEA, from the coding sequence GTGAGCAGTGAAACCCCGGAACGGCAAGAGAGCCCGGCGGCGGGCTACCGGCGATCGGCCGGGTCGGCGCGCGGGGAGGCGCGCCGGCGCGAGCTGCTGGAGCGGGTGACGGACGACCTGGCCGTCAACGGGCTCGTCGACTTCTCGCTGCGGCGCGCCGCGCGCGCCGCGGGCGCCACGCACAAGGTGCTGCTCTACCACTTCGACAGTGCGGAGGACCTGCTCGGCCGGGCCGTCTTCACGCTGCGCGAGCGGCGGATCGGCAACGCGATGGCGGCCATGGCCGAGGGGGCCGAGCGGCGCACGCTGGCCGAGCGGGTGCGCGTCGCGTGGCACACCCTGCGCGACGAGGAGCCCGGGCTTCGGCGGGTGCTCGACCAGGCCATCGGGCTGGCCATGTACGACCCCGCGCGGTACGGCGACCTCGGCCACGGCGCTTCGGGCCAGTACCTGCCGCTGCTCGTTTCGTACTGCCCCGAGCAGTGGACCGAGTCACGCAAGCTGGAGGTGGCGCAGATGGTCCTCGCGACCCTGCGCGGCTTCATCGTGCACCGCGCCATCGGCGGCGATCCCGAAGGCGCCGCGGCCGGCTTCGCGGCGCTCGTGCGCGCGCTGGACCACGAGGAGGCCTGA
- a CDS encoding alpha/beta hydrolase — MQREKVRFDSNGTECVAWHYPGTNGACLVMAGGFGVTKEPGTDLFANRFQEAGFGVLAFDYRHQGESGGQPRQVTRVGEQLADWHAAVGFARTLPGVDPERVGIWGFSASGGHVFLVAAQDPRLAAAIAQTPNADGPATARNAARYQKPWTMLRFTGRGILDALGSLIGLRPRLVALAGPPGTVALLTTPDSLDGERALRAERYPDWEQTAAARSALRMTLYRPGRAAPRVSCPLLVVVADQDRSALAEPAVVAVGRAPRGELVRVPGGHYAPFLDEHEHVVDAEVFFLRQHLLAPARTAPA, encoded by the coding sequence ATGCAGCGCGAAAAAGTCAGGTTCGACAGCAACGGGACGGAGTGCGTCGCCTGGCACTACCCGGGCACGAACGGCGCGTGCCTGGTCATGGCGGGCGGCTTCGGCGTGACCAAGGAGCCCGGCACGGACCTGTTCGCGAACCGGTTCCAGGAGGCGGGATTCGGCGTGCTGGCCTTCGACTACCGCCACCAGGGCGAGAGCGGCGGACAGCCGCGCCAGGTCACGCGGGTGGGGGAGCAGCTGGCCGACTGGCACGCCGCGGTCGGGTTCGCGCGGACGTTGCCGGGGGTCGACCCGGAGCGCGTGGGGATCTGGGGGTTCTCCGCGTCCGGCGGCCACGTTTTCCTGGTGGCCGCCCAGGATCCGCGGCTGGCGGCCGCGATCGCGCAGACGCCGAACGCGGACGGCCCGGCCACCGCCCGCAATGCCGCGCGGTACCAGAAACCGTGGACCATGCTGCGGTTCACCGGACGCGGGATCCTCGACGCGCTCGGCAGCCTGATCGGGCTCCGCCCGCGGCTGGTAGCGCTGGCCGGGCCGCCCGGCACCGTGGCGCTGCTGACCACGCCGGACTCGCTTGACGGCGAGCGCGCGCTGCGCGCCGAACGGTACCCGGACTGGGAGCAGACCGCGGCCGCCCGCTCGGCGCTGCGGATGACGCTGTACCGCCCCGGCCGCGCGGCGCCGCGCGTGTCCTGCCCGCTGCTCGTGGTCGTCGCCGACCAGGACCGGTCGGCCCTCGCGGAGCCGGCCGTCGTGGCCGTCGGCCGCGCGCCCCGGGGTGAGCTGGTGCGGGTGCCCGGCGGCCACTACGCGCCGTTCCTCGACGAGCACGAGCACGTCGTCGACGCCGAGGTTTTCTTTCTGCGGCAGCATCTTCTGGCTCCGGCGCGGACTGCTCCCGCCTGA
- a CDS encoding NAD(P)-dependent oxidoreductase, whose amino-acid sequence MELTILAASGGTGLELTRQALARGHTVTAIARRPERIDIGAAGAARTTGAARATGVAGATGAAGAAGAAGAAEATVNSANSGRLRRVAADVHDPESVARALRGAEVVLSGLGAAAGGPSGTLTAGAQAVLAARPGRVLWLGAFGTGASGAAAGPVTRALLKLFLRKEIPDKVGADTAILAAGGTVFHAGPLSAGPVSSTRRTLGLGDVPKRLFPARISRATVAAAMLDEAESPRFTGMTAVPLEH is encoded by the coding sequence ATGGAGCTGACGATCCTCGCCGCCTCGGGCGGCACCGGGCTGGAGCTGACCCGCCAGGCGCTGGCCCGCGGGCACACCGTAACCGCCATCGCCCGGCGACCCGAACGCATCGACATCGGAGCAGCCGGGGCTGCCAGAACTACCGGAGCCGCACGAGCTACCGGGGTCGCCGGGGCTACCGGGGCTGCCGGGGCTGCCGGGGCTGCCGGGGCTGCCGAAGCCACTGTGAACTCGGCGAACTCGGGGCGGCTGCGCCGGGTGGCCGCCGACGTCCACGATCCGGAGTCCGTCGCCCGGGCCCTGCGGGGCGCCGAGGTGGTGCTGTCCGGCCTCGGCGCCGCCGCCGGCGGCCCGTCCGGCACACTGACCGCGGGCGCGCAAGCAGTGCTGGCCGCCCGCCCCGGCCGGGTGCTGTGGCTGGGCGCCTTCGGCACCGGCGCGTCGGGCGCCGCCGCGGGCCCGGTGACCCGGGCGTTGCTGAAATTGTTCCTGCGCAAGGAAATCCCCGACAAGGTCGGCGCCGACACCGCGATCCTGGCCGCGGGCGGCACCGTGTTCCACGCCGGTCCGCTCTCGGCCGGTCCGGTGAGCAGCACCCGCCGCACCCTCGGTCTCGGCGACGTCCCGAAGCGGCTCTTCCCCGCACGGATCAGCCGCGCGACCGTCGCCGCGGCCATGCTCGACGAGGCGGAATCACCCCGCTTCACCGGCATGACCGCGGTCCCACTGGAACACTGA
- a CDS encoding inositol monophosphatase family protein, giving the protein MNLHTAVAEAAKKAGARLLAIHSPDARPADRAAMAATVRHNDAVALDGLRADLTAARPGAGWVEEEHETTGLPPGEWWAVDAVEGNVNHVHGLAEWAVTVTLLRDGEPVLAVVHQPVGDLTYTAARGEGAWLNAAPLRVSAKRDLDAAIATTGQAEPGQERTYRRIGDSVTAMLGRALLVRVAVPSTFPLLLLANGQNDVFWQYEPVLSGIAAGVLLATEAGAAVTRIDGSPWRPGSPDLLVAAPALHEAAVTVLSAVD; this is encoded by the coding sequence ATGAACCTGCACACCGCCGTCGCTGAAGCCGCCAAGAAGGCCGGCGCACGACTGCTCGCCATCCACTCCCCCGACGCACGCCCGGCCGACCGCGCCGCGATGGCCGCGACGGTCCGGCACAACGACGCCGTGGCCCTCGACGGCCTGCGCGCCGACCTGACGGCCGCCCGGCCCGGCGCCGGCTGGGTCGAAGAAGAACACGAGACGACCGGGCTGCCACCCGGCGAGTGGTGGGCGGTCGACGCGGTGGAGGGCAACGTCAACCACGTGCACGGCTTGGCCGAGTGGGCCGTGACCGTCACCCTGCTGCGAGACGGGGAGCCGGTGCTCGCCGTCGTGCACCAGCCGGTCGGCGACCTCACCTACACCGCCGCGCGCGGCGAGGGCGCCTGGCTCAACGCGGCGCCGCTGCGCGTTTCGGCGAAGCGCGACCTCGACGCGGCGATCGCCACCACCGGGCAGGCCGAGCCCGGGCAGGAGCGCACGTACCGCCGGATCGGCGATTCGGTGACGGCCATGCTCGGACGTGCGCTGCTGGTGCGGGTGGCCGTGCCGTCGACGTTCCCGCTGCTGCTGCTCGCGAACGGCCAGAACGACGTGTTCTGGCAGTACGAGCCGGTGCTGTCCGGGATCGCCGCCGGGGTCCTGCTGGCCACCGAGGCCGGGGCGGCGGTGACCCGGATCGACGGCTCGCCCTGGCGTCCCGGCAGCCCGGACCTGCTCGTCGCGGCGCCCGCGCTGCACGAGGCCGCGGTCACCGTCCTGTCTGCAGTGGACTGA
- a CDS encoding LysR family transcriptional regulator, producing MDLNLLVALDALLEENSVAAAADRLRLSAPAMSRTLARIRRATGDDILVRTGRTMSPTPRALELRDEAHELVRRAAAVLTPTRELDLDGLERVFTVRGHDALVDALAPLLVGALAEAAPRAGLRLLAETSADSTDLARGHVDLEVGATRPGRPEIAAETIGADRVVAAMRRGHPLAEGDLTPERFAAAAHVSVSRRGRRHGAIDEALTELGLSRRVIASLPTSAAALDLAAGSDLVAVVTERVCRPLWTKRGLVVRPLPFTLPPVPVVLAWHHRHDSDPAHAWLRSEVRRALETVVAPDRLKR from the coding sequence GTGGATCTCAACCTGCTCGTCGCCCTCGACGCCCTGCTCGAAGAAAACAGCGTCGCCGCGGCCGCCGACCGGCTCCGGCTCTCCGCCCCGGCGATGAGCCGCACCCTGGCCCGGATCCGGCGGGCGACCGGCGACGACATCCTGGTCCGCACCGGCCGCACGATGAGCCCGACGCCGCGCGCGCTCGAACTGCGCGACGAGGCGCACGAGCTGGTCCGCCGCGCCGCCGCCGTGCTCACGCCCACGCGGGAGCTGGACCTGGACGGCCTCGAGCGCGTGTTCACCGTCCGCGGGCACGACGCGCTGGTCGACGCGCTGGCGCCGCTGCTGGTCGGCGCGCTCGCCGAGGCGGCCCCGCGGGCCGGGCTGAGGCTGCTGGCCGAAACCTCGGCCGACAGCACCGATCTCGCGCGCGGCCACGTCGACCTGGAGGTCGGCGCGACCCGGCCGGGACGGCCCGAGATCGCGGCCGAGACGATCGGGGCGGACCGGGTGGTGGCGGCGATGCGGCGCGGTCACCCGCTCGCCGAAGGCGACCTCACGCCGGAGCGGTTCGCCGCCGCCGCGCACGTGTCGGTCTCGCGCCGCGGCCGTCGGCACGGCGCCATCGACGAGGCGCTGACCGAGCTCGGGCTAAGCCGCCGGGTGATCGCGTCGCTGCCCACCAGCGCGGCCGCGCTGGACCTGGCGGCAGGCAGCGACCTGGTGGCGGTCGTCACCGAGCGCGTGTGCCGTCCTTTGTGGACGAAGCGGGGCCTGGTGGTCCGGCCGCTGCCGTTCACCCTGCCGCCGGTGCCGGTGGTGCTCGCCTGGCACCACCGGCACGACAGCGACCCGGCCCACGCGTGGCTCCGCAGCGAAGTCCGGCGCGCGCTGGAAACCGTGGTCGCGCCGGACCGACTCAAGCGGTGA
- a CDS encoding MFS transporter gives MPLALLALAIGAFGIGTTEFVIAGLLPEVAADFGVSIPAAGWLITGYALSVAAGALPMTALGTRIRRKHLLLLLMALFIAGNVLSALAPSFGALMAGRIVAALTHGAFFGVGAVVAADLVKPEKKASAIALMFTGLTLANVLGVPMGTFIGQGLGWRATFWVVAGLGVLGLIGVAALVPDTALPVNARIGAEFAVFRHPRVWLAIGTTVLGFGGVFASFTYIAPMMTEVAGLPQGAVSWLLVLFGVGLVLGNLLGGRFADRALMPTLYTALATLAVVLAVFAFTAHAAVPAIVTLFLLGGFGFATVPPLQMRMLASAEAAPTVASAVNIGAFNLGNALAAWLGGVVITAGYGYASTNWVGAVMTVLALGLALLSGRSDRRAVAREDRLVTA, from the coding sequence ATGCCGCTCGCTCTGCTCGCGCTGGCCATCGGCGCGTTCGGCATCGGCACCACGGAGTTCGTGATCGCCGGGCTGCTGCCCGAGGTCGCCGCCGACTTCGGCGTGTCCATTCCGGCGGCGGGCTGGCTGATCACCGGTTACGCGCTGAGCGTGGCGGCCGGCGCGCTGCCGATGACGGCGCTCGGCACCCGCATCCGCCGCAAGCACCTGCTCCTGCTGCTGATGGCCCTGTTCATCGCCGGCAACGTGCTGTCCGCGCTGGCCCCGAGCTTCGGCGCGCTGATGGCCGGCCGGATCGTCGCGGCGCTCACCCACGGCGCGTTCTTCGGCGTCGGCGCCGTGGTGGCCGCCGACCTGGTCAAGCCCGAGAAGAAGGCCAGCGCCATCGCGCTGATGTTCACCGGGCTGACGCTGGCCAACGTGCTCGGCGTGCCGATGGGCACGTTCATCGGCCAGGGCCTGGGCTGGCGCGCGACGTTCTGGGTCGTCGCCGGGCTCGGGGTGCTCGGCCTGATCGGCGTGGCCGCGCTCGTGCCGGACACCGCGCTGCCGGTGAACGCCCGCATCGGCGCCGAGTTCGCGGTGTTCCGCCACCCGCGGGTGTGGCTGGCGATCGGGACGACGGTGCTCGGCTTCGGCGGCGTGTTCGCCTCTTTCACTTACATTGCCCCGATGATGACCGAGGTCGCCGGGCTGCCGCAGGGCGCGGTCAGCTGGCTGCTGGTGCTCTTCGGCGTCGGGCTGGTGCTGGGCAATCTGCTCGGCGGCCGGTTCGCCGACCGCGCGCTGATGCCGACGCTGTACACGGCGCTGGCCACGCTCGCCGTGGTGCTGGCCGTGTTCGCGTTCACCGCGCACGCCGCCGTGCCCGCCATCGTGACGCTGTTCCTGTTGGGCGGCTTCGGTTTCGCGACCGTGCCCCCGCTGCAGATGCGGATGCTGGCCAGTGCCGAGGCGGCCCCGACCGTCGCTTCGGCGGTGAACATCGGCGCGTTCAACCTCGGCAACGCGCTCGCCGCGTGGCTGGGCGGCGTGGTGATCACGGCCGGTTACGGCTACGCGTCGACCAACTGGGTCGGCGCCGTGATGACGGTGCTCGCGCTCGGCCTGGCGCTGCTGTCCGGCCGGTCCGACCGCCGCGCGGTCGCCCGGGAGGACCGGCTCGTCACCGCTTGA
- a CDS encoding MarR family winged helix-turn-helix transcriptional regulator, with protein MSLSDDAEEARAQGWRTLAALHARLESRIERGLQAGHKLGVSEYSVLDLLSRQDGWHMRMQQLARAVVLSQSATTRLVARLEKQGYLARYLCEDDRRGIYTEVTDAGRALLAEARPTHDTALREALEEAAEMPELRSLVEAVTQQTLARG; from the coding sequence ATGTCGTTGTCCGACGACGCCGAGGAAGCCCGCGCCCAGGGCTGGCGCACGCTCGCCGCGCTGCACGCCCGGCTGGAGAGCCGGATCGAGCGCGGCCTGCAGGCGGGGCACAAGCTGGGCGTGAGCGAGTACAGCGTGCTCGACCTGCTCAGCCGCCAGGACGGCTGGCACATGCGGATGCAGCAGCTCGCGCGCGCCGTGGTGCTCAGCCAGAGCGCGACCACCCGCCTGGTCGCCCGGCTGGAGAAGCAGGGCTACCTCGCCCGCTACCTGTGCGAGGACGACCGCCGCGGCATCTACACCGAGGTCACCGACGCCGGCCGCGCGCTGCTGGCCGAAGCCCGGCCGACGCACGACACGGCGCTGCGCGAGGCGCTGGAGGAGGCCGCCGAGATGCCGGAGCTGCGCTCGCTGGTCGAGGCCGTGACCCAGCAGACGCTGGCGCGCGGCTGA